In one window of Rhinoderma darwinii isolate aRhiDar2 chromosome 7, aRhiDar2.hap1, whole genome shotgun sequence DNA:
- the PODN gene encoding podocan, which translates to MRPCTLAFLFTLLLISSHGVRGQEEEEEEEEEEEEEEEEDDERLVLVTSAHFECPKDCTCTQEGVVNCAGVDLKEFPVDLPENTNHLSLQNNRIEEIPPEDLIRLHILETLNLQNNRLTSRGLPEDLFERLENLNYLYLANNRLTLAPRFLPNSLVSADFAANYITRIYGMTFGHKPNLRSVYLHNNKLTDAGLPDNAFNRSDNVEILILSSNFLKHVPKNLPPAMYKLHLKNNRLEKIPVGAFSQLIGLRELYLQNNLLSNEGMNNETFMNLNRLEYLDLSSNNLTYIPSGLPRNIVILHLEKNSIRNISDDVLTQIRNLEYLLLHNNKLRARGIHPSAFLGLKKLHTLHMYNNLLEKVPAGLPRRVKTLMLLHNQITGISKDDFATTYVLEDLNLRYNKIMSSAVHKDAFRKLRLLKTLELSGNFLRSVPHGLPKNLEILRLNDNEISSIPQDTLAGMSKLKELYMKNNKLKISSIYTGAWAELISLQLLDLSGNLLSYVPPDLPENLEYLYLQNNKISTVPDSAFQSTPNLKGIFLRFNTLTPQSVKESAFQGLEKLQVLDIENNLAFKVTKKKKDEEIEKED; encoded by the exons ATGCGTCCCTGTACTTTGGCTTTTCTCTTTACGCTCCTGTTGATCTCGTCACATGGAGTACGAGgacaagaggaggaggaggaagaagaagaagaagaagaagaagaagaagaagaggatgaTGAACGCTTAGTCTTGGTGACGTCTGCACACTTTGAGTGTCCTAAGGACTGTACCTGCACTCAAGAAGGGGTAGTGAACTGTGCTGGAGTAGATCTGAAGGAGTTTCCTGTTGACCTTCCTGAAAACACAAATCACCTATCTTTGCAG AATAACCGGATAGAAGAAATTCCTCCAGAAGATCTGATCCGACTTCATATTCTGGAAACCCTGAATTTACAGAACAATCGTCTTACATCAAGAG GACTCCCGGAGGATCTTTTTGAACGGCTAGAGAATCTTAATTATTTATACTTGGCAAATAATAGG CTAACCCTGGCGCCAAGGTTCCTTCCGAACTCTCTTGTAAGTGCAGACTTTGCTGCCAATTATATAACTAGAATCTATGGAATGACGTTTGGACATAAGCCAAATCTACG ATCTGTATATCTACACAACAATAAGTTGACGGACGCTGGCCTACCAGATAACGCGTTCAACCGCTCTGACAATGTAGAGATCCTTATATTGTCCAGCAACTTCCTGAAGCATGTGCCCAAGAACCTGCCTCCTGCAATGTATAAACTGCACCTGAAG AACAACAGGTTGGAGAAGATCCCAGTAGGAGCATTTAGCCAGCTCATAGGTTTGCGTGAGCTTTACCTGCAAAACAACTTACTTTCAAACGAAGGCATGAATAACGAGACATTTAT GAACTTAAACAGACTGGAGTACCTTGACCTTTCAAGCAATAACCTGACATACATTCCCAGTGGACTACCCCGCAACATTGTCATACTTCATCTGGAAAAAAATTCCATTAGGAATATCTCTGATGATGTTTTGACTCAGATAAGAAATCTGGAGTATCTTTTGCTCCATAACAACAAGCTGAGGGCTAGAGGGATTCACCCATCAGCCTTCCTTGGTTTAAAGAAGTTACATACTCTTCATATGTACAACAACTTGCTGGAGAAGGTACCTGCAGGGCTTCCACGCAGGGTGAAGACCCTTATGCTCCTTCACAATCAGATCACTGGTATTTCTAAGGATGATTTTGCCACTACTTATGTCCTTGAGGACTTGAACCTGAGATACAACAAGATTATGAGTAGTGCAGTACATAAAGACGCTTTCCGCAAACTGAGGCTCCTCAAGACCTTGGAGTTATCTGGTAACTTTTTGAGATCTGTACCACATGGACTCCCTAAAAATTTGGAAATTCTTAGACTAAATGATAATGAAATTAGCTCCATACCACAAGACACACTGGCTGGGATGTCGAAACTTAAAGAACTTTATATGAAAAACAATAAACTCAAGATCAGCTCCATCTACACCGGGGCCTGGGCAGAGCTTATTAGCCTTCAG CTACTTGACTTGTCAGGAAACCTGCTGTCTTATGTCCCACCGGACCTTCCAGAGAATCTTGAATACCTGTATCTTCAGAATAACAAGATTTCTACCGTCCCTGACAGTGCCTTTCAGTCCACTCCTAACTTAAAGGGCATTTTCCTCAG GTTCAATACGCTAACTCCACAGTCAGTGAAAGAGTCTGCCTTCCAAGGACTGGAAAAGCTGCAGGTTTTAGACATTGAGAACAATCTAGCTTTCAAAGTCACCAAGAAGAAAAAGGACGAAGAAATAGAGAAAGAAGATTAA